Part of the Paenibacillus kyungheensis genome, AGTTGATCTACATAATCTTTAGCTTCTTTCAGTCCCCAACCACGAACTTCCCGTACTTCTTTGATCGCTTGAATTTTTTTGTTTTCATGAGTCAAAAACAATATCCGTTCTTCAAATGAAGCTTGATCTATCGTTGAAGGTACGCTTGTATGTTCTGGAGCACCTGTAGACGATGAGAGAGGTTTGGGACGATGGGTAGAAGTCAGTCCTCCATTACCCGGTCGATTTTTGAGCCATTCTAGATCTGATTTCATTTCATTCAGTTGACTTTGCAAGCTTATGACGCGCAATAACAACAGTACGGACAACACAAGCGCAATTATAGCTACAATTTCATATGTATTCATTTGATAACTCCTTTCTATATGTACTCATCTACAAGAGTATAGCATAGATCAATTATAGGGTCATATGATCAACAGATTGAATATCATTTATACTATAAATAGATTAAATAATGATGCCTTTTGCCACATTATAACGTAAAATAATATAGTAGATTATCTACAGCATTTACATATGTAGCCACACAATAATGACTTTACGAATGAAGCTATAGGGAGCGTATTAGATGGAAAAATTATTACAGCAGGTAACCGATGAATTAATCGCTAATGTGATAGTAGAAAGTTTTCATTTTATGGAGCCTGTAAAAGTAAAAAATGCACCTCAGCCATGGATTTTACTCGGTGCAGGGAATTATGCTGCTGTATTTTATCATCCTGATTATGAAGATTATGCTGTCAAAGTATATGCAGTCGGTAAGCCCGGCTTACAAGAAGAAGCTAAAGTATATGAAAAGCTAGGCGTACATCCTGCCTATTCTGCTTGTTATTATGTAGGGGCAAACTTTTTGGTATTGAAACGTCTACGTGGTGTAACCGTCTATGAATGTATGAAAAAAGGGATTCTCGTATCCGAGCAAGCGATCAAAGATATTGATGCAGCACTAGATTATGCTCGCTCCAAAGGATTACGTCCTCATGATATTCATGGCAAAAATGTCATGGTCGAAAATGGACGAGGATTAATCGTCGATATCTCTGACTTTTATAAACAAGAAGAATGTAAAATGTGGAGCGATTTCAAAAAAGCCTATTACCGTTTGTATTTACCAGTAGCTTCCCGCATCTTATTTCCTGTTCCCGGCGTTATGTTAGAAGGCGTGCGCAAAGGCTATCAAGTATACCGCAAACGTAAAAAAGCCCAATTTGCCAGACACTGACTTTATGTAGTGTCTTTTTTTAGTTATACTCATACCTTATATAATAGAACAGAATGAAATCATATATTGATAAAGGAGAATATAATGGACATTACCCTTATACTATTTGCGATTATTGCTGTAGCCGGTTATACATTTATGTTTAAACTTACACGAATCATCAAGCCAGATATTGATTTTTCGGACAAAAGTTCGATAAGTATAGCATTTGTAATACTCATTTTAGCTATTTTGTACTTTGTTTATTTGACTTCTTAAACTTATAAAGATGATACTTTTGGAAGAGTCAGTAACAATACATTAAATCAGCTAATGCGTATATTTATAAAGATAGTCATAGAAAATAAATACAACATACTACCGATTGTTTGTCTTTATCAAAAAGAAGGTAATAGATAGGATTATGATTGATGCAATCAATATTGAACTGGTTGTTCTAATGCTAGTATTTACTAAGGAGGTCTAACTTATGATTCATCTTCCAGAACGGGTTGTACTGGCTAATCTACCAACCAAGATAGAAAAATTAGATCGTTTATCTGCACAGTTGCAAGGGCATTCTTTGTATATCAAACGAGATGATCAGACAGGAACTGAATTTGCAGGTAACAAGATTCGTAAGTTGGAATATTGTATTCGTGAAGCACTGGATCAAGGGTGCGATACATTGATTACTTGTGGAGGGATTCAATCTAATCATTGTCGGGCTACCGCCGCGGCAGCAGCAAAGTTAGGCTTAAAAGCTATCGTTGTATTACGTGGTGAGCAACCTGATACGTATGAAGGAAACGTTCTATTGGATCATTTGTTAGGTGCCGAAGTACGCTGGATTAGTAGTGAAGCGTATCTTGATCACCGGATGGATATTATGAATGATATTGCTAGTGAAGTCTCTGCACATGGACAACAAGCTTATGTTATTCCAGAAGGAGCTTCCAGTGGCATCGGTGCATTTGGATATTATACAGCGCTACAAGAAATCGTACAGCAAGAACAAGAATTAGGAATTTCATTTGATGCGATTGTTGTAGCATTAGGGTCGGGTGGGACACATGCTGGATTACTGCTAGCTCAACAGTTACTTGAAACTTCGCACCGGATCTTAGGAATCAATGTATGTGATGATGAACAATATTTTCAAAAAGCGATCTCTACAGTTATCCAAGAAAGTTCGCAATATATCGATCAACCTGTACATATACCGTTAAAAGCGATAGAAATCATAGACGGTTATGTAGGGAAAGGCTATGCTCAGAGTCAACCACAAGAATTAAAATGTATCCAAGACTTAGCTTCATTAGAGGGTGTGATTCTTGATCCTGTATATACGGGCAAAGCTTTTTACGGGTTATTAGAAGAAATTCGCAAAGGCACATTCGAGGATATGCAAAACATTTTATTTATTCATACGGGTGGTCTGTATGGATTGTTTCCACATGCTTCATCGTTTCGATTTTGAAAGTGAACACAAAAAAGTCCACTAAACACACAATAATAAAGTGTTAGCAGACTTATAAGTTGTGGATAAATAAGTACATTATACGATAGTAATTTATTTTAACATAAGTTTATATCGTATAAAATCTATAAAAAGTGATTATGCTGATGGTTTGTCTACTTCTGGAACGACTGGAGTAGCTTCTGCTGATTCGTCTTCTAGCTCAGCTTCAATCGCAGCAGATACTTTGATTACAACAGCTGTAGGATCTGTTAATACTTCAATTCCTTTGTGGAATTCAAGATCAGATACTAATAAATGATCACCGATACCGACTTTGGTAATATCGACTTCAAATGCACTTAACAAGTCATCAGGCATACAACGAACTTCAACTTCATACAATTCAACTTGCATAACGCCACCTTCGTATACACCAATAGGTTCGCCAGAGAAATGAATCGTTACTTTAGTGTCCATCGCTACATTCATATTCAATTGGTGAAAATCGATATGCAAGATTTTGCGACTAATCGGATCTTTTTGAATATGTTGAATCGTAACCGGCTTTTTACCTTTTTGCGGGATATCAGCCATAAGAATAGCACGAGGATTTTCTTTAATAGTAGCTAAAAACAATTTCTCTTCCACCATAACAGAAACACTACCAATGTCTTTGCCGTACACAGTAGCAGGAATATGACCACTGTTTCTTAGACCGCGAATTTGCGAACCTGTTTGTTGGCTACTACGTTCATTTAATACGATAGCATTACTCATTTGTATTGCCTCCTTGGACATTCAAGAAAATTTTACGCAAAAAAGCCGATTAGCAATGAATGTCTAATCAGCTCGCTATGCGAACACATTTTCTTGTTGTTATCTAATATGTTACTACAAGTTTAGTGCTTGTCAAATATGTTACCTTAGAAAGTGAATTATTTGACAACTTATCTATACAATGGTAAAGTTAGGGAAGCAGATAGGAACGGAAAGATACACATATCAGCTAAGAACATACATCATGACTACATTTAATAACGCACACTATAAATACACACTCCAATATAAAATCAACTCGATCTTAAGAAATAAAGATATCTTTATTTCTTTTTTGTTATTTGATTTTGGAAAAAAATATAATAAAAGGGAGATAATAACTATGAATGAAGAGACAACAAAACGCAATATTGTATTTTTGGGAACAAGTCTGCCAAGAGAATGCGGGTTGGCTACGTTCTCGCAAGATATGCTTGATGAAATTAAAAAAATAAATGACTTTAATCCACCGCATATTATGGCGGTTAATAATGATAAATCTTATGAATACGGCAGTCAGGTAATGGGAGAAATTAATCAATTTGAACGGGCAGATTACTTGCGAGCGGCTAATGATTTGAATCAATCCAATACAGATGTACTGGTTATTCAACATGAGTTCGGTATTTACGGCGGTGAAAGTGGAGAATATGTTGTCGAACTTGCAGCACAGTTAACGATACCTTTTATAGTTATTTTCCATACTGTTCTATCTGAACCTAGTGATAAACAGCGTCAGATTATGAAACAACTTGCTGATCTTAGTTATAAAGTAGTAACAATGGTAGAGAATAAAGTACAGGACTTAATCGAAGTGTATAATATTCCTGCTGAAAAAATAAAAATGTATCATCATGGTGTTCCTTTTGTTGACACAGGTAGTCGTACAGAATTAAAAGAGCGTTATGGATATAGCGATCGCCAAGTTTTATCTACATTTGGATTTTTGAGTCCAGGTAAAGGTATCGAATATGCTATTCAAGCGATGAGCGGTGTAGTCAAAACGCATCCAGAAGCACTTTATATTATCTGGGGCAAAACGCATCCTGTGGTTAAGCAACAAGTAGGTGAAGTATATCGTCAGAAGCTAACTGATTTGGTATCTGAACTTGGACTTGAAAATAATGTTGCGTTCGTCGATCGACTGTTAACACAAGAAGAAGTGGTTCAGTCGCTAGTATTGTCTGATGTGTATTTGACTCCTTATTTAGGCAAAGATCAAGCAGTTAGTGGCACGTTAGCTTATGGCATAGGGTATGGAAGAGTTATTATTTCGACTCCTTACCGTTATGCAATAGAAATGTTAGCAGACGGAAGAGGATTGCTGGCAGAATTTAACGACTCTGCTTCTTTGGAAACGCATATTTTGAATATATTAGATCATCCAGCACTTAAAGCAGAAATGGAAGAAAAAACGATGGCTTTAGGAAAAACAATGATGTGGAGCGAAGTAGCGAAGTCTTATGCTCAGTTGTTTCGTGAAGTCATGTCAAGCAGTTACGGATTAAAAGGGAGTGCAGTTTAAAATGGAAAATATCATCGATTCAACGCCAACATCTACTCTATCAGCACACTATTTACGACGCTTAACCGATGATACAGGTATTTTTCAACATACCAAATTTGGTATTCCTGACCGTTCAAAAGGATATACTTCTGATGATAATGCAAGAGCATTAATAGCAGCGGTATTACTATACAAAACCAAACAAGATCAAGCGTCTCTGGATCTTGTTCATACGTATCTTGCGTTTATCTATCATGCTCAAAATGAAAATGGTAGTTTCCGTAACTTTATGGATTATAATCGTACATTTATAGAAAAAACAGGTTCAGAAGATTGTCAGGGCAGATGTCTATGGGCACTGGGTGTAACAATTGCTGAACCTTCGATTCCAGATAATTTGCAGAATACTTGTAAATTTATGATTAATCGTGCGCTTCCCTTTTTGGAAAATATCCGCGCGCCAAGAGCGATTGGTTATGCGCTAATTGGTTTGACGACGATGTTAGAAACACCGGATGCACTAACCTATACATTCCCATTTGCTACAGGGGAAAGATCAGGCGCCTCTTTCTTACCACGTGCACGAATTGAAGCATTGATTCAGAATATGGGTATTCGTTTGCATAATCTATATCAAGGTCATGCCAGTGCAGATTGGCATTGGTTTGAAGATAAAGTGACTTATGGTAATGCTATGTTACCGTGGGCTTTGTTCAAAGCATCTCAATTTTCGAATACTGCTGCTTTTCAGCAGACAGCGCGAGAAAGCTTAGATTTTCTAGCAGAATTAACATTTACAGATGAAGGTTATTTCAAGCCGATTGGTAGTCATGGTTGGTTACAGCGTGGGAAGCCTGCTGCGCCGTATGATGAGCAACCGATTGAAGCTTCGGAAATGTTAATGGCTTGTTATGAAGCGTACAAAGTGCTTGGCGTGCAAAAATATCATGATCAAGCTTTGCTATGTTATCAGTGGTTCCACGGTCGCAATTCACGCAATGAATCGTTGATCGATCGTCAAACAGGTGGATGTTATGATGGAATTCATGCGGTAGGCTTAAATCTCAATCAAGGGTCAGAGAATATCGTCTCTTACTGCATGGCTCATGCGGTGATGGGTAATGAATAGATTTGCAACGATTCTGGCAGGTGGCGGAGGTACAAGATTCTGGCCTCTATCCCGTCAAGATCTTCCCAAACAATTATTAAATATCAGTGGTAATGATATTATGTTAAATGATACGATTCAG contains:
- a CDS encoding glycosyltransferase family 4 protein, whose product is MNEETTKRNIVFLGTSLPRECGLATFSQDMLDEIKKINDFNPPHIMAVNNDKSYEYGSQVMGEINQFERADYLRAANDLNQSNTDVLVIQHEFGIYGGESGEYVVELAAQLTIPFIVIFHTVLSEPSDKQRQIMKQLADLSYKVVTMVENKVQDLIEVYNIPAEKIKMYHHGVPFVDTGSRTELKERYGYSDRQVLSTFGFLSPGKGIEYAIQAMSGVVKTHPEALYIIWGKTHPVVKQQVGEVYRQKLTDLVSELGLENNVAFVDRLLTQEEVVQSLVLSDVYLTPYLGKDQAVSGTLAYGIGYGRVIISTPYRYAIEMLADGRGLLAEFNDSASLETHILNILDHPALKAEMEEKTMALGKTMMWSEVAKSYAQLFREVMSSSYGLKGSAV
- a CDS encoding D-cysteine desulfhydrase family protein, producing MIHLPERVVLANLPTKIEKLDRLSAQLQGHSLYIKRDDQTGTEFAGNKIRKLEYCIREALDQGCDTLITCGGIQSNHCRATAAAAAKLGLKAIVVLRGEQPDTYEGNVLLDHLLGAEVRWISSEAYLDHRMDIMNDIASEVSAHGQQAYVIPEGASSGIGAFGYYTALQEIVQQEQELGISFDAIVVALGSGGTHAGLLLAQQLLETSHRILGINVCDDEQYFQKAISTVIQESSQYIDQPVHIPLKAIEIIDGYVGKGYAQSQPQELKCIQDLASLEGVILDPVYTGKAFYGLLEEIRKGTFEDMQNILFIHTGGLYGLFPHASSFRF
- a CDS encoding 50S ribosomal protein L25, yielding MSNAIVLNERSSQQTGSQIRGLRNSGHIPATVYGKDIGSVSVMVEEKLFLATIKENPRAILMADIPQKGKKPVTIQHIQKDPISRKILHIDFHQLNMNVAMDTKVTIHFSGEPIGVYEGGVMQVELYEVEVRCMPDDLLSAFEVDITKVGIGDHLLVSDLEFHKGIEVLTDPTAVVIKVSAAIEAELEDESAEATPVVPEVDKPSA
- a CDS encoding ribosomal protein L7/L12, which produces MNTYEIVAIIALVLSVLLLLRVISLQSQLNEMKSDLEWLKNRPGNGGLTSTHRPKPLSSSTGAPEHTSVPSTIDQASFEERILFLTHENKKIQAIKEVREVRGWGLKEAKDYVDQLENEYKQKNL
- a CDS encoding serine/threonine protein kinase, whose translation is MEKLLQQVTDELIANVIVESFHFMEPVKVKNAPQPWILLGAGNYAAVFYHPDYEDYAVKVYAVGKPGLQEEAKVYEKLGVHPAYSACYYVGANFLVLKRLRGVTVYECMKKGILVSEQAIKDIDAALDYARSKGLRPHDIHGKNVMVENGRGLIVDISDFYKQEECKMWSDFKKAYYRLYLPVASRILFPVPGVMLEGVRKGYQVYRKRKKAQFARH
- a CDS encoding glycosyltransferase; the protein is MENIIDSTPTSTLSAHYLRRLTDDTGIFQHTKFGIPDRSKGYTSDDNARALIAAVLLYKTKQDQASLDLVHTYLAFIYHAQNENGSFRNFMDYNRTFIEKTGSEDCQGRCLWALGVTIAEPSIPDNLQNTCKFMINRALPFLENIRAPRAIGYALIGLTTMLETPDALTYTFPFATGERSGASFLPRARIEALIQNMGIRLHNLYQGHASADWHWFEDKVTYGNAMLPWALFKASQFSNTAAFQQTARESLDFLAELTFTDEGYFKPIGSHGWLQRGKPAAPYDEQPIEASEMLMACYEAYKVLGVQKYHDQALLCYQWFHGRNSRNESLIDRQTGGCYDGIHAVGLNLNQGSENIVSYCMAHAVMGNE